gcacaaaatccttTGCAGCCGCATTGCTTGGTTGCCTGAAATGCctgctctctgaacttcatctttgcggaccgcacagaatggtgtgcggccgcactgccctgtttgactgagcttggccttattcttggtacttgtgcatgtttcactcctttttgagctggtttctAACAAATTGTCACCCTGTTGACCGAACCCTATAATTAAGTACaacatgtgagcctttgggactattttgtacacatttctaatcaaaacttaagcaataaggagtgtaaaatgcctcataatccctagttatcacgcACTCACCCAATAAACGAAGTTTACAACTTCACCAATCTCTCATGAGATAATGTGCCCTCACCAACAAACAAAAAAGTGAATATAGAATAGTCCACACATTCGAGTATGCCTTTGAACATAATttaaggacatcacacaattgaacaaaattcgctcactctcacaagGAATTTCATGTGCATTCCGTGGTCGTACCATAAGCTTGTCCGTACTGTATATCTCTACTAATCTAAGGTAGCCAAatctaagatcaattaggactttatgaTTGTACTATAGGATAAGGGATGGGTATGAtacatttaggaatagtgactaatCCTCCTAAGAACTTTAATACACTACATCACAAATCGAGCACATATTCTTCTCAACCCATTCACTCGCCATAAACCATATACAATATAGCCCCCCCTTTATTTTTTCCAATTAAGCACTTCTATATTCCCACTAGCACACATTACTAAGATTAGAAGGTGTGTGTTTTTCTACATTATTTaaattattcttttttcttttttgcaattttttttcttttttacacaCTCCATACATTAAGGTTCATCGGCTAGTTgcttcccccccccccacaattTTAGTGCACCTTAAGGGCCCTTCCACGGTTCCACTCGAAAGTTACTCCCCAATCtctaaccttacttcttttagcgactaaTTGCTCAAAGAAAAGGTCTATAAGTTCAAAAGGGCTAgcaacaattttttttatttatgagtGACAAACACCTCTATGATCAAGCAAGAAACGCCTACGTCATCTCCTAGACTAGCACAACTTAATGATTTTTCTTCGattaacacacggggcaagttctagacttcaCACGATAGCACAGAATATCACGAATCCTTACACACACattgcacatgactcaatcaagaCATCTTTGTTCGactctcaagtcaagcaagcaTATTTAGTTGAGAATTTTTAAGCAATAATGCATTAGGTGGAATACAAGTCAAACAACTGAGAAAAAGGCGTCACAGAGTAGGCTGATTAATTTACTTAGGCATTACAATTCAAATCAAATATTTAAAAAGACAGTGCGCATGCTATAGCTTAATGTGCTAGCACCAAACATGTCAACAGGTGTTTCAGAACACCTTAGATTTCTTCCTATcctattccaaaaaaaaataaaaaacaaaacacccaatttgagctacacccttggaaaagaaccagtgtccaaagaaaaaccaaaggaTACTACCTAAATAtcctaataaaaataaaagaaaatctttttgtttttttattcggactttaatccctcaagaaaattatcCAACAGatccatcatcggaaaaagttcgagctttttcaatttttttaataaacAAACTAATTAGACTATGTGAATTCTAAACTAagctaaaaaaattaaaaaaataatttttttatacaaTTGCAAGTCAGGAAGTATTTCCCCTACCCCACACCTAAATGATGCATGGTTCCTGATGCataaacaaattcaaaacaatgtAAGGTGGAAAGAAAGAACTCCCTACTAGTCGGATTTCTCCTTCTCAAAATGCCCACCAGCCGTAGCTCCGGGCTCATCATCATTATCCGCTTCTAGGGGTACCAAAGCCATGGGCCCCATGATTTCATCACCAATCTCATCTTCATAACCGGATCCTTTGTACCATTTTTCGTCCTCATACGGGTGAATGAGACTGCCCGGTGCAATTCCCATCATCTCTTTGGAAGAACTAGAGAGATCATTACGTAGATGCATACACTCCTCATCTGACCCCTAGCCTGCTCATTATCACATTGAGGGAACTATAAAGATACCTGTTGAAGTTTTCGTCCCTCTCATTCCTCGCGGCTTGGCTTAGCTTTGATGTAGACTCCAACAAGGATGTCATGTCCAACAATGCTTTTGGTGCCTCCACTACCTCATCATAGTCAGGGTACTCCAGTACCCCATGGGAAAGCATGTACTGCATTAGGAGGTTTCTAAAGAAGAACCTTTTGATCATTAGCCCAAAACGGGTGTGAGCCATCTCCCCTAGCATGATCTCACCCGCATTGATGGGTTGCCCCGTCATCAGAAAAAATATCACACACACTCGAGCTCGAGTACATTCACTGTTATGATCAATGGGCATCAATCTAGCCTGCATGAAGTTTTGCTATACCTTAGCAGTATTGTTGAAGTCGAAACAGATCATCTCAAGGTGGGTATCTACCTTAGTCTATGTCCACTTCGAATTAGAATCAACGCCACAAAGAGTGTGACGTATCGCTGGTAGCTTGTGCTTTTGATGAATTTTTGTAGCCTCCGTGGATTATGGATATCAACTCCCAAAAGTTCACAAAAGGTTCGCCTATCCATTGGTATCTCCTTTCCTCGGACCCATGACTAACAAGTTTGTGTTCCAATTGGCATACAGTTCTCGTACCATACTCAAATTTGCATGGCCCGAGCATTCTATAAAATTATCCATCTTCTCTCTCCAACCGGGCTAGCAGATCCGGGAGGCTCTTTTCTAGAGTTTTCACATTAATCCCCATTTTGGAGATGTATCTCCCATATGGCACAAAGTTAATATGTCACTGGATAGCATCTTCACAAACTAGATCCAACCGAGGCCGTGGTACCGATGGTGCCCTTGTCGACCCACTAGCAACCTCATTTCCCTTAGATTGCCGGGAAGAACCTTCACCCTGCTTGCATTTTTTGGGAGGGGGAGCAATAGTGGAGGACTTTCCCACTCCTTTTCCTTTGGCGGCACTGTCATGAGCCATAACAACCTACACATGATAAACACAAATATGAAAATAAATCAAGAAATTCGCCCAAGGTCATCGTGAGAGGCAAAGATGACCCCACACTTTGTACAGTACACTAACTACTTCTTACAAGAGTCTACAAGATACATTACACATGAGACAAAGTGTGGGTGGTGTGATTATGATATGGTAACATGGAGCATGAGCTTCGGATTAGGTAAATTACCCCCAAACATCCCACACTTCACCTAACATCATATACAACTACATTCGGCTACTCAGACTTTAGCAGGTGTTCAATTCACTCTTTCAAGTATTTTAGCAAACACATTATGGGCatcaattttttttctcttttttttcaatattGGTGGAACAAGGTGGCCTTCCAAAATTTAAATGAAGTAGTGAAAATTGTAGTTTACTAATTCATATACAACTTTACAACCAATATTTACCACCAATTTTGTGCACTTTAGGACCACCATAGCAACATAACATATAAAAGAGACCTAGGTGATTGGGGGTCATTTGAGAAGGGGAACTAGAGATAcactaaaaaaattaaaaaatacaagaAAAGAGATAAGAAGAAGAACATACATTTGAGTTTTGAGATGAAAGTAAGCAACAAAAATTGGAGAACTTGAGAGAGAAGGAGAGACAGGAGCAGGGAGAGAGACAGAGTCGAGGGGTGAGTTTGAGAGTTATGGGGGAGAGAGAGAGTGAGGTTTTGAGTTAGAGTTATTTTAATTTAGGCGGGGGAATAGTTTGGGTAATTGGGTATGAGTTAGTATGTGAGCATAGATGGGTAGTTGGGTCGGGTTAATGGGTGTTGAttctaaagaaagaaaaaaatattttttttaccttaCCTGGTGACTCCTAGTCCAGCGCGCCGCACTAAGCCTGGCGCTGCGGGCTGTGATGCTTCTGTAAACTGCGCCCCAAGCAACGTGGGCATTGTCCTGGGCGCTAGTTTGccgaaaattattattattattattattattattattattattattatttttgactaaacatcCCCTAACCCGAGCATTTAATACATACATTGTACACACACCCACACCATTCCCGCCTATGATCTCTATAactacaaagaaaataaaaaaactaatctACTCTGactaaaaaataaaaagctaagcTACAAAAGCATTaaaaattgggttgcctcccaacaagcacctgatttaacgtcgtggcatgaCTCAACATGTTTTTCAAGCATCGGCCAAGTCCACCGAGGCCTTGTGATGTGCAATGTCACCACCCCAATAATGTTTCACTCTCTGTCCATTTACCAAGAAGGTACCGCTTGAATTCGTATCATGCAATTCCACCACTCCATGAGGTTTCACACTAACCATTACGAAAGGACCTGCCCATCGAGACTTAAGCTTTTCGGGGAAAAGCTTCAACCTCaaattaaacaagagaacttcttgacctGGCTCAAACTCGTGATGTTGGGTGTGCTTATCATGCCATctcttggtcttttctttatacaATTTTTCATTTTCGTAGGCGTGCAATcggaactcatcaagctcgtTCAGTTGTAACAACCTCTTCTCTTCGGCTAAGTCCATATCAATATTTAGCTTTTTAATCGCCCAATAGGCTTTGTGTTCAAGCTTGACGAGAAAGTGGAATGCCTTCCCATAAACCAGCTTATATGGAAAAGTTCCTATGGGGATGTTGTATGCAGTTCGATACGCCCACAATGCATCGTCAAGCTTTCCGGCCCAGTCCTTCCTATTTCCACTTACCGTTTTCTCCAGAATATGCTTCACTTCTCTGTTTGACACTTCCACTTGGCCACTCATTTGGGGATGATAGGTAGTGGCAACCTTGTGCTTAACTCTATACTTTGCTAGAATGTTATTCAACAACTTGTTACAGAAGTGAGTTCCTCCATTACTTACCAGCACCCTTGAAGTCCTATGTTTTTTTTACAAAGTTTACCACTACCTTTGCATCATTAataggaagagcaatggcctccaCCCACTTAGGCACATAGTCGACTGCCAGCAAGACGTATTTGTGCCCATTAGAGTATGGGAATGGTCCCATAAAtcaatcccccaaacatcaaagatatccactgcTATAGTATTTACCAAAGACATCTCGTGCTTCTTTGTAATTGTTCCGAttctttggcacctgtcacactttttaacaaaagcatgtgcatcCTTAAACTATTTTGGCCAATAAAAACCTGATTGTAGCACTTTTTGGGCGGTTGTATCTCCACCGTGATGACCTCCATATGGAGAAACGTGACAGTCATGCAATATTTCACTCATCTACTCCTCTAAAACACATCTTTGTACCAACTGATCTGCGTACTGCTTATATAGGAATGGCTCATCCCACATGTAGAGCCTCACATCATGTAGAAATCTTCTTTTATTATCGGGTGTCAATTCTGGTGGCATCACCCCACTTGCAAGAAAATTTACATGGTCTGCATACCACGAGGCTACACTCGAGGTAACGACTAATAACTGCTCATCTGGAAAGGTTTCTTTGATCAACCCTCCCTCAGCTACATGGTTTGATTTTCTTATCTAGACAAGTGATCAACCATCCTGCAAGAGGATCCATCGAATTGGCCTCGCTTGGCGTCTTTCTTTTCAAACAAATACCTTATAGCTGAGTGATCTGTGTGGATGATGACTTTGGTTCCCACGAGATAGGATCTGAACTTATAAAATGCCTACACCACTacaagcaactctttttcagtaataATATAGTTCATCTGGGCTTGATTAAGAGTTTTGCTTGTGTACTAAATGGAGTGAAAAATTAATTTTATCCCTCCTTTGCCCCAAAATAGCTCCAATTGCGATGTCACTCGCATCACACATTAACTTAAAGGGCTACGCCCAATCTGAGGCAATGATAATTGGCGCAGTCACTAATCTTTTATTCAGCTTctcaaatgctttcagacaagcatcatcaaatTTAAAGTGgatatctttctcaagaagcctgtacaaagaagaagaaactaaTGAAAAATAGAAATTACGAATGGCCTTGACAGATGTCGGTGGGGGCAATTTTTTAATCTCCTCCAACTTTTCTTTGTCCACCTGCAACCCATTTTTGGACACCTTGTGCCCCAAGACTCTGCCTTCTCAAAAAATAGCCATCATATACCTTTGAAAAGTCACAGGTGCAATACAGAAACCAAAGGGCATTCTCTTAAACGCATACGTGCCATAGGGACACGTAAATAtagtcttctcttggtcctctggggCTATAGAAATCTGATTATACCCCGAATAGCCATCTAGGAAATGATAGTATTCATGTATAGCTAATCTATAaggcatttggtcaataaaggggagGGGAAAGTGGTCCTTGCAAGtgtcattatttaattttttataatcTATGCAAATTCTCCATCCAGTCACAGTTCTTGTGGGAATCAAGTCATTATTTTTATTAACCACTACAGTCATCCACCCTTCTTATACACACATTGGATgggacttacccatttgctatcggagattggaaatacaatacctaTATCAAGCCACTTAATTACTTCTTtgcttaccacctctttcatgattGGATTTAGGCGGCGTTGGTGCTCTACACTTGGTTTGTGTccttcctccatgaggattttatGCATGCAGAAGCTGGACTAATGCCTCTAATATCAGACATCATCCACCCAATTGCCCGCTTGTGCTCATGCATTACTCTTAACAGCTTTTCTTCCTGTAATTTAGACAAGTCAGAGGAAACAATAACATGTAGAGTGTCAGAACCATCCAAATAAGCATATTGAAGGTGAGGAGGCAAGGGTTTAAGTTCCAATTTTGGAGCCTCTTCAATCAACGACTTTGGTGGAGGCCCACTTGGCCTATTTAGGGGCTCGAAGTAATTTAAACCCTGCATGTAGACACAAGATGCATCTAGTATATgcatcatctcctcaacctcatcatCAATCTCCAAGCTATCGAACAACATGGGTGCTTTCTCTAGATAATCGTCTAGATATACACTCGTGTCGATATGTTGCTCATCCACCTCCACAACAAATATCATAGAAAGCTCCCCATAATGGCGGGGACGTTGGATCACCGTGTAGACATTGAAAACTACTTCCTCGTTGTCCACCCTCATAATCATTTTCCCTCTCTCACTTTAATAATTGCATCACTTGTAGCCAAGAGAGGTCGTACCAATATGATGGGAACTTGTTCATCAGCCTCATAATCTAGGATAATGAAGTCTGATGGAAAGATGAATTTCTCAATTTGCAGCAACCCATATTCAATCACTCCTTCAAGGTAGACTATGGATCTATCAGCTAGTTGCAACATCATAGTGGTTGGTCTCGGAGCCCCCAGACCCAATTGCATGAACACAGACAAGGGCATCCAATTTATTCTCGTCCCCAAATCACAAAGAGCACGACGCACATTAATATTACCAATCCGCACATGGATGGTGAAGCTATCagggtccttaagcttttgagggagcTTGTTTTGGACCCTCGAAGTGCACTCCTCAGTATGTGCAACTATCTCTAATTTAGTCAATCTCCTCTTGTGAGACACTATATCTTTGATGTACTTAGCATATTTTGGAATTTCGCGAAGTACATCCACCAATAGAATATTTAATTGAACCTAGCTAAACATAGAGAGACATTTTTTGAACATTTTTCTTCTGTAATCTTTGGGGGAATGGTGGTGGTGGCCTTGTATCATTCACTGGCTCTGAATTTGCATCATCTTTCTTTGAGACGTGTGTTGCCTTAGGGATCAACTCCCCCTCAGGTATAGGCTTATCCATTCTTTTCTTTGGCGCTTCTTCTAATTCCCTCCCGTTTCTGAGTGTGACTGCATTAACTTGAGGGTTCTTCTCTAGATCACTAGGAAGAGCGCCCGCAGACCTAGTATTTTGATTTGACGCTAACTGCCCCATTTCTCTCTCAAGATTTCTAAAATCGGTCCTGAGTTGTTGATTGTCAagcaacaatttcttcaacaagtCGTTCGTACTCTCATTTACTTGCTGGGGTGGCTTCTGAGGTTTATTAAAAAATTTCTTGGGCCTATGATGATTATGAGTCGTCTGATTTCTACCCTAGGAAAAATTAGGATGATTCTTCCAATTTGGGTTGTATGTATTCCCATATGCATGCTAATTTATTGGACCTCTGCTCTGTTGCCCCACATAATAGATAGATTTTGGATTTGTAGGGAACATGTCACTCGTGTGACTATCACCACATAATTCGCAGCAAGTAGACATCTATTATACATGTTGCATCTGTTGTGTTTAGTTCATTGTCATTCTATTCATctgatttg
The Nicotiana sylvestris chromosome 11, ASM39365v2, whole genome shotgun sequence DNA segment above includes these coding regions:
- the LOC104223682 gene encoding uncharacterized protein — translated: MGQLASNQNTRSAGALPSDLEKNPQVNAVTLRNGRELEEAPKKRMDKPIPEGELIPKATHVSKKDDANSEPVQLNILLVDVLREIPKYAKYIKDIVSHKRRLTKLEIVAHTEECTSRVQNKLPQKLKDPDSFTIHVRIGNINVRRALCDLGTRINWMPLSVFMQLGLGAPRPTTMMLQLADRSIVYLEGVIEYGLLQIEKFIFPSDFIILDYEADEQVPIILVRPLLATSDAIIKVREGK